In Trichocoleus desertorum NBK24, the following are encoded in one genomic region:
- a CDS encoding (Fe-S)-binding protein, protein MQTSDPASQPNPPSSHPVTQPRPATLADFQGFDDHHPPDPKLIDACVHCGFCLTTCPSYRVLGTEMDSPRGRIYLMDAIEEGKAPLSEASVQHFDTCLGCLACTTACPSGVQYDKLIAATRPQIERNYSRSLPDRLLRRLIFSLFPYPERLRLLLGPLGIYQKSGLQKLIRSLGWLKQISPQLAAMESLLPQVSFKSFQNSIPTLIPAQGQQRYRVGMILGCVQRLFFPDVNEATVRVLTANGCEVVVPPAQGCCSALPAHQGQEQQAQAIARQMIDSFEGTEVDFIIINAAGCGHTLKEYGHILQDDPLYCEKAKAFASKVRDVQEFLVNVGLTAPLSPLQEQPLTLVYHDACHLLHGQKISVPPRQLLQQIPGVQLREPIDGALCCGSAGVYNMLQPEIANELGQQKARNLLDTGAQLVASSNPGCSLQIKKHMPDAGKHLAIMHPIELLDYSIRGVRL, encoded by the coding sequence ATGCAAACTTCAGATCCTGCTTCCCAGCCTAACCCTCCCTCTAGCCACCCAGTCACCCAGCCAAGACCCGCGACTCTAGCTGACTTTCAGGGCTTTGATGACCATCACCCGCCTGACCCCAAACTGATTGATGCTTGCGTACATTGTGGTTTCTGCTTGACGACCTGCCCTAGTTATCGAGTTTTGGGCACAGAGATGGACTCACCTAGAGGCCGCATCTATTTAATGGATGCGATCGAGGAGGGCAAGGCTCCTTTGTCTGAAGCATCGGTGCAGCACTTTGATACTTGCTTAGGTTGCCTTGCTTGCACCACTGCCTGCCCCTCCGGGGTGCAGTACGATAAATTGATTGCAGCAACGCGACCCCAAATTGAGCGTAACTATTCGCGATCGCTACCCGACCGACTGCTGCGACGCTTAATTTTCTCGTTGTTTCCCTATCCAGAGCGTCTGCGCTTGCTCCTAGGCCCCTTGGGAATCTACCAAAAATCTGGGCTACAGAAACTCATTCGTTCCTTAGGCTGGCTGAAGCAAATTTCACCTCAACTGGCGGCGATGGAGTCGTTGCTGCCCCAAGTTTCCTTCAAATCATTTCAGAACTCGATTCCAACTTTGATTCCCGCTCAGGGTCAGCAGCGCTACCGAGTCGGCATGATTCTCGGTTGTGTCCAGCGCTTGTTCTTCCCTGATGTCAACGAAGCTACGGTGCGAGTGCTGACAGCTAATGGCTGCGAAGTCGTCGTGCCTCCCGCTCAAGGCTGTTGCTCAGCACTACCCGCTCACCAAGGACAAGAACAGCAAGCTCAGGCGATCGCTCGGCAAATGATCGATAGCTTTGAAGGGACAGAGGTCGATTTCATCATCATTAATGCAGCGGGTTGTGGCCACACCCTGAAGGAATACGGCCACATTCTGCAAGATGACCCGCTTTACTGCGAGAAAGCTAAAGCCTTTGCTAGCAAAGTGAGAGATGTTCAAGAGTTTCTCGTCAATGTTGGCTTAACTGCTCCGCTCTCTCCATTACAGGAGCAACCTCTGACCTTGGTGTACCACGATGCTTGCCATCTCTTACATGGCCAAAAAATCAGTGTGCCGCCCCGCCAACTTTTACAACAAATTCCCGGTGTGCAGCTACGCGAACCGATTGATGGAGCTTTATGTTGTGGCAGTGCTGGAGTTTACAATATGCTGCAACCTGAAATTGCCAACGAACTGGGTCAGCAGAAAGCTAGGAATTTGCTCGATACAGGGGCACAATTAGTTGCTTCCTCCAATCCTGGCTGTAGCTTACAAATCAAGAAGCATATGCCAGATGCAGGCAAGCACTTAGCCATCATGCACCCGATCGAACTGCTCGATTACTCAATTCGAGGAGTTCGTCTTTAA
- a CDS encoding FAD-binding oxidoreductase, protein MAAIPVSDANAPNMNAPVEELTSIVGAENTRSYGELSEQWQQAIAQAVTPGTQISGVVYPGTQAELAEVVRRANEHQWGILPCGNGSKLHWGGLSSESNWVVSTQRLNRLIEHAVGDLTVTAEAGMKLVDLQTCLAKAGQFLALDPAYPETATLGGIVATSDAGSLRQRYGGVRDMLLGLSLIRADGATAKAGGRVVKNVAGYDLMKLMTGSYGTLGILSQVTFRLYPLQVASQTVVLTGETEAIAQASQTLLHSALTPAALDVLSTSTVTSLQIGKGMGLVVRFQSMASSVQVQAERVLALGQTLGLSSHLYADADETQLWQQLGAPTLDTPEPIICKIGIRPAEAIAGLAQTEVMTSQTAQGLIHASSGLGKLYLDGQATSVAMLLELRALYQAKGGFLSVLQAPITVKQEFEVWGYAGSGLDLMRRLKHQFDPKNLLSPHRFVGGI, encoded by the coding sequence ATGGCAGCAATTCCTGTGAGTGATGCAAATGCACCGAATATGAACGCTCCGGTCGAGGAACTGACTTCTATCGTAGGAGCAGAAAACACCCGCTCTTATGGAGAATTGTCTGAACAATGGCAGCAAGCGATCGCTCAAGCAGTGACTCCCGGAACGCAGATCAGTGGTGTCGTTTATCCCGGCACGCAAGCGGAACTGGCTGAAGTGGTGCGTCGAGCTAATGAACACCAGTGGGGCATTTTGCCTTGTGGCAACGGGAGCAAATTGCATTGGGGAGGCTTGAGCTCAGAGAGTAACTGGGTGGTTAGTACTCAGCGGCTCAATCGGCTGATCGAGCATGCCGTGGGAGATCTAACCGTTACCGCAGAAGCGGGTATGAAGTTGGTTGATTTGCAAACCTGCTTAGCCAAAGCAGGCCAATTCCTCGCCCTTGATCCTGCCTATCCTGAAACGGCGACCCTTGGCGGCATTGTGGCTACCAGTGATGCTGGGTCATTACGGCAGCGCTATGGGGGTGTGCGGGATATGTTGTTGGGTCTCTCTCTGATCCGAGCGGATGGAGCCACGGCTAAAGCAGGAGGCCGAGTGGTGAAGAATGTGGCGGGGTACGACCTAATGAAGTTGATGACAGGTTCCTACGGCACCTTGGGCATCTTGTCTCAGGTGACATTTCGCCTGTATCCCTTGCAGGTAGCGTCTCAAACGGTGGTTTTGACTGGAGAGACAGAGGCGATCGCGCAAGCCAGCCAAACCCTTCTCCATTCCGCCTTAACTCCCGCCGCTCTAGATGTGCTCTCAACCTCGACCGTCACTAGTCTACAAATTGGCAAAGGCATGGGCTTAGTGGTTCGGTTTCAAAGTATGGCAAGCAGTGTTCAAGTCCAAGCAGAGCGGGTACTAGCCCTGGGGCAAACGTTGGGCTTATCCAGTCACTTATATGCCGATGCCGACGAAACACAGCTTTGGCAACAGTTGGGGGCACCTACGCTAGACACCCCAGAACCAATTATTTGCAAAATTGGCATCAGACCTGCTGAGGCGATCGCGGGTTTAGCACAAACTGAGGTTATGACCTCCCAGACAGCCCAAGGGCTAATTCATGCCAGCAGCGGCCTGGGCAAGTTATACCTAGACGGTCAAGCCACTTCTGTCGCCATGCTTCTAGAACTTCGTGCCTTGTATCAAGCCAAGGGTGGTTTCCTTTCAGTGCTGCAAGCCCCGATCACCGTCAAGCAGGAGTTTGAGGTTTGGGGCTACGCTGGTAGTGGACTCGATCTCATGCGACGGCTAAAACATCAATTTGACCCGAAAAATCTATTGAGTCCCCATCGTTTTGTCGGCGGTATTTAG
- a CDS encoding PAS domain-containing protein, translating to MMQLNNSIPSINSLERVVDRYPLLVTLHTPILEVAQQMGSNRLLSPAAIPEPCALVMEKNRLVGLITAQQIIRLMATDINLPGLSAATVMSAPPITLNQADLANWKTVGSLLQQQSHYLAITDEQDQIVGIATTERLCLALLTCLHTDQSLEQEWVATTGHSRQRQPYSRKQPQQIAVALQIARVELENQFEERTAALRQASDELIAEIVHHRRTEVQLSRRTFELKTIFQAFPDLYFQIDGDGTILDYHANDHDDLYVPPEEFLCKKMRDILPASVAQKVQIAIDQVVATETLVAVEYSLPLQNSTRHFEARILPFLDQKMLVIVRDISDRVRAEAALRKSEATKRALLEAIPDLMIRMNRAGDYLDFLPAKDFKTIAPHPDMLGRNIHEIMPPAIAQERMWYVERALQTGITQVYEFELNIEGEICTEEARIAVSGEDEVLVIVRDITARKQAELALKAQKEFLRQVIDTVPNLIFVKDWQGRFTLVNQTLADMYGTTVEDLLGKTDADFNPNLIEVEQFLQADREVILRMQDKVIPEETVTDAKGQSFWFQTIKKPLLSPDGKAYQVLGVATDITARKQAEADLQALNEALELKVEKRTNALQLLNEQLLTEIAERQRAENQIKTSLREKEVLLKEIHHRVKNNLQVISSLLKLQAGYIKEHHVLEILKESQNRVRAMALLHEKLYQSEDLAKINFTEYVHSLVANLFRSYGIKSQTITAKINIEDVLFDIDAVIPCGLIINELISNSLKYAFPENQKGEVCVELLMTQTGECQIVVSDNGVGLPEELDFQNTKSLGLQLVCMLIEQLEGKIELDNSCGTTFKITVHPIK from the coding sequence ATGATGCAACTGAACAATTCAATCCCCTCCATCAATTCTCTAGAGCGGGTGGTCGATCGCTATCCCTTATTAGTCACGTTGCATACTCCTATCTTGGAGGTGGCTCAGCAGATGGGGAGCAATCGCCTACTGTCTCCTGCCGCCATACCTGAGCCTTGTGCGCTGGTCATGGAGAAAAACCGTTTAGTCGGGCTGATCACTGCCCAGCAAATTATTCGCTTAATGGCGACGGATATAAATCTGCCAGGGCTGTCTGCAGCCACAGTCATGAGCGCGCCACCCATCACCCTAAACCAAGCAGACTTGGCAAACTGGAAAACGGTTGGGTCTCTTTTGCAGCAACAGTCTCATTATTTAGCCATTACAGATGAGCAAGATCAAATCGTAGGGATTGCTACGACAGAGCGCCTCTGTTTAGCACTGCTCACCTGTTTACATACAGACCAATCGCTGGAACAGGAGTGGGTAGCAACGACAGGACACTCAAGGCAACGGCAGCCCTACAGCAGGAAACAGCCTCAGCAGATAGCAGTAGCCCTACAGATTGCCAGGGTCGAGCTAGAAAATCAATTTGAAGAACGAACCGCAGCCCTGAGACAGGCCAGTGATGAGCTGATCGCTGAAATTGTTCATCATCGCCGCACCGAAGTTCAACTGTCTCGCCGGACTTTTGAATTAAAAACGATCTTTCAAGCATTTCCCGATCTGTACTTTCAAATTGATGGCGATGGCACCATCTTGGACTACCACGCCAATGACCATGACGACTTGTATGTGCCGCCAGAAGAATTCCTCTGCAAAAAAATGCGAGATATTTTGCCTGCTTCTGTTGCACAGAAAGTTCAAATTGCTATCGATCAGGTGGTAGCGACTGAGACCTTGGTTGCGGTCGAGTACTCTCTACCCTTACAAAACAGCACCAGGCATTTCGAGGCTAGAATTCTGCCATTTCTCGATCAAAAAATGCTGGTGATTGTCCGTGACATCAGCGATCGCGTCCGGGCAGAAGCCGCTTTACGAAAAAGTGAAGCCACAAAAAGAGCTTTACTAGAAGCAATCCCAGACTTGATGATTCGCATGAATCGCGCTGGAGATTACCTAGACTTCCTGCCTGCTAAAGATTTCAAAACGATCGCGCCTCATCCAGACATGCTAGGTAGAAACATTCATGAAATCATGCCTCCAGCGATCGCCCAGGAACGGATGTGGTACGTTGAGCGAGCTTTGCAAACCGGGATTACCCAAGTTTACGAATTTGAGTTGAACATAGAAGGAGAAATTTGTACCGAAGAAGCTCGAATTGCGGTCAGCGGTGAGGATGAGGTCTTGGTCATTGTGCGAGACATTACCGCGCGTAAGCAAGCAGAACTTGCCCTAAAAGCGCAAAAAGAATTTCTCCGCCAAGTCATTGATACGGTTCCCAACCTGATCTTTGTCAAAGATTGGCAAGGCAGATTTACATTGGTCAACCAAACATTGGCTGATATGTATGGGACGACCGTAGAAGATTTGCTGGGCAAAACCGATGCCGACTTTAACCCCAACCTCATAGAAGTAGAGCAATTTCTGCAAGCTGATCGAGAAGTCATTCTTCGCATGCAGGATAAAGTCATACCTGAAGAAACAGTAACCGACGCTAAGGGACAATCCTTTTGGTTTCAAACCATCAAAAAACCACTTCTATCCCCAGACGGCAAAGCTTACCAAGTATTAGGGGTAGCAACAGATATTACAGCCCGTAAGCAAGCAGAAGCAGATTTGCAAGCACTCAACGAAGCTTTGGAACTAAAAGTTGAGAAACGAACCAATGCTTTGCAGCTTCTAAATGAACAACTCTTAACTGAAATTGCTGAGCGTCAGCGAGCAGAGAATCAGATCAAGACATCTCTACGAGAAAAAGAAGTCTTACTTAAAGAAATTCATCACCGAGTGAAGAATAATCTACAAGTTATTTCTAGTCTTCTCAAGTTACAAGCTGGCTATATTAAAGAGCATCATGTCTTAGAGATTCTCAAAGAAAGCCAAAATCGAGTTAGAGCGATGGCGTTGTTACATGAAAAGCTCTATCAATCCGAGGATCTAGCCAAAATCAACTTCACTGAATATGTTCATAGTTTAGTCGCCAATCTATTTCGGTCTTATGGCATAAAATCGCAAACTATTACCGCAAAAATCAATATTGAAGACGTTTTGTTTGATATTGATGCAGTTATTCCTTGCGGCCTCATCATTAATGAATTAATTTCTAATTCTTTGAAGTACGCATTTCCCGAAAACCAGAAGGGTGAGGTTTGTGTGGAGCTATTGATGACTCAGACAGGAGAATGTCAAATAGTAGTGAGCGACAATGGAGTAGGCTTACCTGAAGAATTGGATTTTCAAAATACAAAATCCTTAGGCTTACAGCTAGTCTGTATGTTAATTGAACAGCTAGAAGGAAAAATTGAGCTTGACAATAGCTGTGGCACAACTTTCAAGATCACTGTACATCCAATAAAGTAA
- a CDS encoding ATP-binding protein, translating into MSAKILIVEDEKIISFDIKKSLEDSGYIVPAIASSGEQAIEKIPEFKPDLVLMDIILKGDLDGVEAAEIIRDRFDIPVVYLTAHADENTLKRAKISDPFGYILKPFEDRELITTIEIALSRHRAESAVRKALQKEKEIGEIRARFVSVVSHEFRNPLSTILFSAELLEKYEAKLSNDKRLTYLQRIQAAVKRMSQLLDNVLAIGATDAGRLTCHPVPLDLNQFCLDLIEDIKFSLGGEHQIIFKHHAYSRTEELEDNLPCLDANLLQHILANLLSNALKYSPPESSINFDLSYQPHEAPKAVILQIQDRGIGIPVDDQAQLFSPFHRGTNVSNIAGTGLGLSIVKQCVESHSGTIQVISEVGVGTTFIVTIPLNYTPSSPSSPYAQDFSH; encoded by the coding sequence ATGTCTGCAAAAATTTTGATTGTCGAAGATGAAAAAATAATTTCCTTTGATATAAAGAAAAGCCTAGAAGATTCAGGTTACATTGTGCCTGCGATCGCTAGTTCTGGTGAGCAAGCCATAGAAAAAATCCCTGAGTTTAAGCCTGACTTAGTGCTCATGGATATTATTCTCAAGGGTGATTTAGATGGAGTCGAGGCAGCCGAGATTATTCGCGATCGCTTCGACATACCCGTGGTTTACTTAACTGCTCATGCCGACGAAAACACCCTAAAAAGAGCGAAGATTTCAGATCCCTTTGGCTATATTCTGAAACCCTTCGAAGACCGAGAACTGATCACGACTATCGAAATTGCTTTGTCTCGTCATCGAGCGGAATCAGCAGTTCGCAAGGCTTTGCAAAAAGAAAAGGAAATCGGTGAAATCAGAGCTCGCTTTGTTTCCGTAGTTTCCCATGAATTTCGTAACCCCTTAAGCACCATTTTGTTTTCCGCAGAGCTATTAGAAAAATATGAAGCCAAACTCAGTAATGATAAAAGGCTGACCTATCTACAACGCATTCAAGCTGCTGTAAAACGCATGAGTCAGTTGTTGGATAATGTCTTGGCTATTGGGGCGACAGATGCGGGAAGACTTACCTGTCATCCAGTTCCTTTAGATCTCAATCAATTTTGCCTCGATTTAATTGAAGATATAAAGTTTAGCTTAGGTGGCGAGCATCAAATTATTTTCAAGCATCATGCTTACTCAAGAACAGAAGAATTAGAGGATAATCTACCCTGTTTAGATGCCAATCTACTCCAGCATATTTTAGCTAACTTGCTTTCAAACGCTCTGAAATATTCTCCCCCAGAAAGCAGCATTAACTTTGACCTGTCCTATCAACCCCACGAAGCACCCAAGGCGGTTATTTTACAAATTCAAGATCGTGGCATTGGTATTCCGGTTGACGATCAAGCTCAGCTCTTCAGCCCGTTTCATCGAGGTACTAATGTGAGCAATATTGCTGGCACTGGACTGGGATTATCTATTGTCAAACAATGTGTTGAATCCCACAGTGGCACCATTCAAGTTATCAGCGAAGTGGGTGTTGGTACCACATTTATAGTCACTATTCCGTTGAATTATACCCCCAGTTCTCCATCCTCCCCCTATGCCCAAGATTTTAGTCATTGA
- a CDS encoding response regulator, which translates to MPKILVIDDEQPFREAVLELLEVEGFQVIGAENGQRGVQLAQEHLPNLVLCDIQMPDLDGYSVLRSLRQNSYTATLPFIFLTAKGDRSDLRQGMELGADDYLTKPCSASQLLNAIATRLSKQDVLKQQAQTQLDDLRHNITIALPHELHTPLNGILGLSQVLIEEHQVIERGDILEIAKDIYVSAERLYQLTQKFLLYAELELIASNPDRIQSLQKEVFSGSQAAIASVARQVVEQAERQGDLQLELEDLPVRMAESRLKRIVEELVDNACKFSPAGTPIRLTTTQSQQSFVFSVNDQGRGITLEAIANLGGYMQFERKLYEQQGAGLGLAIVKRLVELHQGEFAIESIPGQQTTVRVVLPLEQINP; encoded by the coding sequence ATGCCCAAGATTTTAGTCATTGACGATGAGCAGCCATTTCGCGAGGCAGTATTGGAACTTCTAGAAGTAGAAGGTTTTCAAGTTATTGGCGCAGAGAATGGGCAAAGAGGTGTGCAACTGGCTCAAGAACATTTGCCCAATTTAGTACTTTGCGATATTCAAATGCCTGATTTAGATGGCTATAGCGTTTTGCGATCGCTGCGGCAAAACAGCTACACTGCCACCCTACCTTTTATTTTCTTGACCGCTAAGGGAGACAGGAGCGATCTGCGTCAAGGCATGGAATTGGGCGCGGATGATTACCTGACCAAACCTTGTTCAGCCAGCCAGTTGCTCAATGCGATCGCCACTCGACTCAGCAAACAAGATGTCTTGAAGCAACAAGCCCAGACTCAGCTTGATGACCTCCGGCATAACATCACCATAGCCTTACCCCACGAACTTCACACGCCCTTAAATGGGATCTTGGGACTCTCACAAGTGCTGATCGAGGAGCACCAAGTGATTGAACGAGGAGACATCCTAGAAATTGCCAAGGACATTTATGTCTCTGCGGAACGTCTGTATCAACTCACCCAAAAGTTCTTGCTGTATGCCGAGCTAGAACTCATTGCCAGCAACCCAGACCGAATCCAGAGCTTGCAAAAAGAGGTTTTCAGCGGCTCCCAGGCAGCGATCGCGAGTGTGGCGCGGCAAGTTGTAGAGCAGGCAGAGCGGCAAGGCGATCTCCAGTTAGAGCTAGAAGATCTGCCTGTCCGGATGGCGGAAAGTAGACTGAAGAGAATTGTAGAAGAATTGGTAGATAACGCTTGCAAATTTTCTCCTGCCGGAACCCCAATCCGCCTGACGACTACTCAGAGCCAGCAATCCTTTGTATTCAGTGTGAACGATCAGGGTCGTGGGATTACGCTTGAGGCGATCGCTAACTTAGGCGGCTACATGCAGTTTGAGCGCAAGCTCTATGAGCAGCAAGGAGCAGGCTTGGGTCTAGCGATCGTCAAGCGCTTGGTTGAGTTACACCAAGGCGAATTCGCGATCGAAAGTATTCCAGGCCAGCAGACTACGGTTCGGGTGGTTTTACCCTTAGAACAGATCAACCCCTGA
- the glcD gene encoding glycolate oxidase subunit GlcD: protein MITRDKTQDWSAVIKQFETVVGKKGVVRRPEELLVYECDGLTSYRQRPAVVVLPRTTEEVAAVVKICDRQQLPFVTRGAGTGLSGGALPTENCVLIVTALMRKILQVDLPNQRIVVQPGVINSWVTQAVSGAGFYYAPDPSSQVVCSIGGNVAENSGGVHCLKYGVTTNHVLGLKLVLPDGSIVEVGGEVAETPGYDLTGLFVGSEGTLGIATEVTLRILKQPEAVRVLLADFTNVEAAGAAVSDIISAGIIPGGMEIMDNLSINAVEDVVATGCYPRDAAAILLVEVDGVEVEAAASSQRVEAICRHNGARSVTIATDPEQRLKLWKGRKAAFAAAGKLSPDYYVQDGVIPRTKLPFVLQEIENLGQKYGYKVANVFHAGDGNLHPLILYDNSIPGELERVEELGGDILKLCVEVGGSISGEHGIGADKRCYMPKMFTPTDLETMIWVREVFDPQRIANPDKIFPTPRTCGEAARIDTSKQFSGVDLF, encoded by the coding sequence ATGATCACCCGTGACAAAACTCAGGACTGGTCAGCGGTGATCAAACAATTTGAAACCGTAGTGGGCAAAAAGGGAGTCGTTCGTAGACCGGAAGAATTGTTAGTTTACGAGTGTGATGGCCTCACTAGCTATCGACAACGTCCGGCTGTGGTGGTTTTGCCCCGAACTACCGAAGAAGTGGCAGCGGTCGTGAAGATTTGCGATCGCCAGCAGCTACCTTTTGTCACCAGAGGCGCAGGGACAGGGTTATCGGGTGGTGCTTTACCGACCGAGAACTGTGTTCTGATCGTCACGGCTTTGATGCGAAAGATTTTGCAAGTTGATTTACCCAACCAACGCATTGTGGTGCAGCCCGGAGTGATTAACAGTTGGGTGACGCAAGCCGTGAGCGGTGCAGGCTTTTATTACGCCCCTGACCCCTCCAGCCAAGTGGTGTGTTCTATCGGTGGCAATGTAGCTGAAAACTCTGGCGGAGTTCATTGCCTCAAATATGGCGTCACGACCAATCATGTTCTTGGTCTCAAGCTGGTCTTGCCCGACGGCTCGATCGTGGAAGTGGGTGGAGAGGTGGCTGAGACACCGGGCTATGACTTGACGGGGCTATTTGTCGGCTCCGAAGGCACCTTAGGGATTGCCACAGAAGTCACACTGAGAATTCTGAAACAACCAGAAGCCGTCCGAGTTTTGTTGGCAGACTTCACCAATGTAGAGGCGGCGGGGGCAGCCGTTTCGGACATCATTAGTGCTGGCATTATCCCCGGTGGCATGGAGATCATGGACAACCTCAGCATCAATGCGGTGGAGGATGTGGTCGCCACGGGCTGCTACCCCCGCGATGCTGCTGCGATCCTTTTAGTCGAAGTGGATGGGGTAGAAGTTGAAGCGGCGGCGAGTAGCCAGCGTGTGGAAGCGATCTGTCGCCACAATGGAGCCCGCAGCGTCACGATCGCCACTGACCCAGAACAACGTCTGAAGTTGTGGAAAGGTCGTAAAGCCGCCTTTGCAGCGGCAGGTAAGCTTAGCCCAGACTATTACGTTCAGGACGGTGTGATTCCCCGCACTAAGCTGCCCTTTGTCTTGCAAGAAATTGAAAATCTGGGGCAAAAATATGGGTACAAAGTCGCCAATGTCTTCCATGCTGGCGATGGGAATTTGCACCCTTTAATTCTCTACGACAACTCCATCCCTGGCGAGTTGGAGCGGGTGGAAGAATTAGGCGGTGATATTCTCAAGCTCTGTGTGGAGGTCGGTGGCAGCATTTCGGGGGAGCATGGTATTGGGGCAGATAAACGCTGTTATATGCCTAAGATGTTTACGCCTACGGATCTAGAAACGATGATCTGGGTCCGTGAAGTGTTTGATCCACAGCGCATCGCCAATCCTGACAAGATTTTTCCGACCCCGCGTACCTGCGGAGAAGCAGCCCGAATCGATACTAGCAAGCAGTTTTCAGGGGTTGATCTGTTCTAA
- a CDS encoding Coq4 family protein, whose translation MQDLRTEVVLKLAQIINPQVRADEKFSLDLEFLRQLPDGTLGREVAHFLDQNGFDPLNSGDWVQRTHDIWHVLTGLSASEHDEFVLQAFVRSQVFRPSSAILVIAGLLTRKCNLKEVAQSIKTGRLAKHIVEWDVESDWETPLELVRQKLGIVPLSACSLK comes from the coding sequence ATGCAAGATTTACGCACAGAAGTGGTCTTAAAATTGGCCCAAATTATCAATCCTCAAGTTCGTGCCGACGAAAAATTTTCCCTAGACCTAGAGTTTTTGCGTCAGTTACCGGATGGCACCCTAGGCCGAGAAGTTGCTCATTTTCTCGATCAGAATGGTTTTGACCCGCTCAATTCAGGAGATTGGGTTCAGCGCACCCATGATATTTGGCATGTGCTTACGGGGTTATCTGCCTCAGAACATGATGAGTTTGTGCTGCAAGCGTTTGTTCGCAGTCAAGTGTTTCGGCCTTCTAGCGCCATCTTGGTCATTGCTGGTTTACTGACCCGTAAATGCAACTTGAAAGAGGTAGCCCAAAGCATCAAAACGGGTCGGTTAGCTAAGCATATTGTTGAGTGGGATGTTGAGTCTGACTGGGAAACTCCTCTAGAGTTGGTGCGGCAGAAGCTCGGCATTGTGCCCTTAAGTGCTTGCTCACTAAAGTAG
- a CDS encoding homocysteine biosynthesis protein translates to MRTIAEINDKISRQAAVVCTAEEVKARVAEVGVAQTAKTVDVVTTGTFEPMESSGAILNLGHTDPPIKIRQCWLDGVLAYSGFGAVDLYLGATQVVDYPGMAEAADGEENRERGGGHVIEDLIAGKPVQLRALGQVTDCYPRAAFETTITRETINQFYLFNPRNLYQNFIVGVNGGDRPLFTYLGPLQPRLGNAVYSNPGAISPLLNDPDLELIGIGSRIFLGGGTGYIAWEGTQHFPLQKRLPNRAPIGPAATLALIGDAKEMDSRWVRGCYFKNYGPSLMIGVGIPLPVLHEEVIARCAVQDKDLVAPIVDFSIPRRVRPTFGLISYAQLKSGRITIDGKPVRVASLASIFLSRQVATELKQWIEAGKFLLSESVAPIPQDRAFMPQNLWGSQVSLD, encoded by the coding sequence ATGCGAACGATTGCCGAGATTAACGACAAAATTAGCCGACAAGCTGCCGTAGTTTGCACAGCGGAAGAGGTCAAGGCAAGAGTCGCAGAAGTTGGCGTGGCGCAAACCGCAAAAACCGTGGATGTGGTCACGACGGGTACGTTTGAGCCGATGGAGTCCTCCGGGGCCATCCTGAACCTCGGCCATACTGATCCACCCATTAAAATTCGTCAATGTTGGCTAGATGGAGTCTTAGCTTATTCAGGATTCGGCGCGGTTGATCTCTATTTAGGTGCAACCCAGGTGGTCGATTACCCTGGCATGGCAGAAGCAGCCGATGGGGAAGAAAACCGGGAAAGAGGTGGGGGACACGTCATCGAAGATTTGATTGCGGGTAAACCCGTGCAACTGAGAGCCTTGGGGCAAGTAACAGATTGTTATCCACGGGCTGCTTTTGAGACGACAATTACCCGTGAAACTATTAACCAGTTTTACTTATTCAATCCCCGCAACTTGTACCAAAACTTCATTGTGGGGGTGAACGGAGGCGATCGCCCGCTTTTTACTTACCTCGGCCCTTTACAGCCTCGCCTAGGCAATGCAGTTTATTCCAACCCAGGTGCAATTTCACCCCTACTGAATGACCCAGACTTAGAACTCATTGGCATTGGCTCTCGTATTTTTCTAGGAGGTGGCACGGGCTACATTGCTTGGGAAGGCACCCAACACTTTCCGCTGCAAAAGCGCTTGCCTAACCGGGCTCCCATCGGCCCAGCGGCCACATTAGCTTTAATTGGGGATGCCAAGGAAATGGATTCGCGTTGGGTCAGGGGTTGCTACTTTAAAAACTATGGCCCCTCGCTCATGATAGGAGTTGGCATACCATTACCTGTCCTCCACGAAGAAGTCATCGCTCGCTGTGCCGTGCAGGATAAAGATTTAGTCGCACCCATTGTCGATTTTTCAATTCCTCGCCGAGTCCGCCCCACCTTTGGCCTAATCAGTTATGCCCAACTCAAATCGGGGCGAATTACAATTGATGGCAAGCCTGTCCGTGTGGCTTCCTTAGCGAGCATCTTTCTGTCACGCCAAGTCGCCACAGAGCTAAAGCAGTGGATTGAGGCAGGCAAATTCTTGCTTAGCGAATCGGTGGCTCCCATTCCTCAAGACCGCGCTTTTATGCCCCAGAACTTGTGGGGTTCTCAGGTGAGCCTGGATTAA